In Jaculus jaculus isolate mJacJac1 chromosome 4, mJacJac1.mat.Y.cur, whole genome shotgun sequence, a single genomic region encodes these proteins:
- the Cnot9 gene encoding CCR4-NOT transcription complex subunit 9 isoform X4, which yields MLWHSFGTIAALLQEIVNIYPSINPPTLTAHQSNRVCNALALLQCVASHPETRSAFLAAHIPLFLYPFLHTVSKTRPFEYLRLTSLGVIGALVKTDEQEVINFLLTTEIIPLCLRIMESGSELSKTVATFILQKILLDDTGLAYICQTYERFSHVAMILGKMVLQLSKEPSARLLKHVVRCYLRLSDNPSRAREALRQCLPDQLKDTTFAQVLKDDTTTKRWLAQLVKNLQEGQVTDPRGIPLPPQ from the exons GAAATAGTaaatatctatccatctatcaacCCACCCACCTTGACAGCACACCAGTCTAACAGAGTTTGCAATGCTCTGGCATTATTGCAGTGTGTGGCTTCACACCCAGAAACCAG gtcagcttttCTTGCAGCACACATCCCACTTTTTTTGTACCCCTTTTTGCACACAGTCAGCAAAACACGTCCTTTTGAATATCTTCGGCTTACTAGTCTTGGTGTTATTG GGGCCTTGGTGAAAACAGATGAGCAAGAAGTgatcaactttttattgacaacagaAATTATCCCTTTGTGTTTGCGTATTATGGAATCTGGAAGTGAACTTTCCAAAACA GTTGCCACATTCATCCTTCAGAAGATCCTCTTAGATGACACTGGTTTGGCCTACATATGTCAGACATATGAGCGTTTTTCCCATGTTGCTATGATCTTG GGTAAAATGGTCCTGCAGCTATCCAAAGAACCCTCTGCTCGTCTGCTGAAGCATGTAGTAAGATGTTATCTTCGGCTCTCAGATAATCCCAG tAGGGCGCGTGAAGCACTCAGGCAGTGCCTCCCTGACCAGCTGAAGGATACAACCTTTGCCCAGGTGCTAAAAGATGACACCACCACAAAACGCTGGCTTGCACAACTGGTGAAGAACCTGCAAGAGGGCCAGGTCACCGATCCCCGGGGTATCCCTCTGCCCCCTCAGTGA